The sequence TCGCCACCGTGATCGGCGAGCACCTCGGCTGGCGCGCGGCGTTCTGGGCGGTGGCCGTCCTCACCGCGGCGGTGGCGCTGTGCACCCTCGCCGGGGTCCCGGACGCCGACCACGCCGAGGGCACCGGCTCGCTCCGGGACGAGCTGGGCGCGCTGCGCGACCGGCGGCTGTGGCTGGCCTTCGTCACCAGCACCCTGATCATCGGCGCGACCTTCACGCTGTTCAGCTACGTCAATCCGATCCTGACCGGGCTCACCGGCTTCTCGGCCGGGTCCGTCCCGCTGCTGCTCGTCGCCTACGGCGCGGCGACCGTGCTCGGCAACACGGTGGTCGGCCGGCTCGCCGACCAGTACGCGCTGCCGGTGCTGGCGACCGGGCTGGCGCTGAACACCCTGTTCCTGGCGGGTCTCGCGCTGCTCGCCCAGTTCCGGGTGCCCGCCGTCGCCCTGCTGCTGGGTGTCGGTCTGGTCGGGGTCACCATGAACCCCGCGATGGCCTCCAGGGTCCAGCGGATCGGCGGTTCCCGCCCGCTGGTGAACACCGTCCACAACTCCTTCATCACGCTGGGCGTCATCCTCAGCTCGCTGCTCGGCGGCCTCGCCATCGACGCGCTCGGTCTGCGTGCCGTGCTGTGGCTCGGCACCGCGATGGCCGCCGCGGGACTGCTGACGCTGCTCCCGGACGCCCTGCGCGCGCGTCGCAGTGCGGTCCCGGAACAGGGGTCGGGCGCTGGGGGGAATATCCGCCGCGGGCCGGATGCTAAGGTGGTTGAAACTTTGACGATCGGATCCTGAACCGGTTTCCCGGGCGGGATCAGCCAGGAGTGTGGTGAGCACCATGCAGTTCGGAATCTTCACCGTCGGCGATGTCACCCCCGATCCGACCACCGGCCGCACCCCGACCGAGCACGAGCGGATCAAGGCGACCGTGGCCATCGCGCGCAAGGCGGAGGAGGTCGGCCTGGACGTCTTCGCGACCGGTGAGCACCACAACCCGCCGTTCGTGCCGTCCTCCCCGACCACGCTGCTCGGCTACATCGCCGCGCAGACCGAGCGCATCATCCTCTCCACCTCGACCACGCTGATCACCACCAACGACCCGGTGAAGATCGCCGAGGACTACGCGGTGCTCCAGCACCTCTCCGACGGCCGGGTGGACCTCATGATGGGCCGCGGCAACACCGGCCCGGTGTACCCGTGGTTCGGCAAGGACATCCGCCAGGGCATCCCGCTCGCGATAGAGAACTACGCACTGCTGCACCAGCTGTGGCGCGAGGACGTGGTCGACTGGTCGGGCCGCTTCCGCACCCCGCTGCAGTCCTTCACCGCGACCCCGCGTCCGCTGGACGGCGTCCCGCCGTTCGTCTGGCACGGCTCGATCCGCAGCCCGGAGATCGCCGAGCAGGCCGCCTACTACGGCGACGGCTTCTTCGCGAACAACATCTTCTGGCCCAAGGAGCACTTCCAGAAGCTGGTGAACCTCTACCGGGAGCGCTACGCCCACTACGGGCACGGCACGCCCGAGCAGGCGATCGTCGGCCTGGGCGGCCAGGTGTTCATGCGCAAGAACTCGCAGGACGCGGTGCGGGAGTTCCGTCCGTACTTCGACAACGCGCCGGTGTACGGCCACGGCCCGTCGCTCGAGGAGTTCACCGCCGAGACCCCGCTCACCGTCGGCAGCCCGCAGGAGGTGATCGAGAAGACCCTGGCCTTCCGCGACACCTTCGGCGACTACCAGCGCCAGCTGTTCCTGATGGACCACGCCGGCCTGCCGCTGAAGACCGTGCTGGAGCAGCTGGACCTGCTCGGCGAGGAGGTCGTGCCGGTGCTGCGCGAGGAGTTCGCCAAGGGCCGCCCGGCCGGTGTCCCCGACGCGCCGACCCACGCCACCAGGCTGGCGGCCGAGCGCGCCCGTCACCGGCAGGGTTCCGACACCGCCGAGCAGACCGAGCAGGCCGAGCAGACCGTGGAGGTGGCCAAGTGACCGCGTACCGACTGGTGGTGATCAGTGCCGGACTGAGCAAGCCGTCCTCGACCAGGCTGCTCGCCGACCGGCTCGCCGATGCAACGGTCCGTCAGCTCGCTTCCGAGGGGCGGGAGATGGGCGTCCAGGTGGTCGAACTGCGGGACCTCGCCACCGACATCGCGCACAACTTCGTCACCGGCTTCCCCGGCCCCGCGCTGCGCGAGGCGATCGACGCGGTCGGCGGTGCGGACGCGCTGATCGCGGTGACGCCGATCTTCGCCGCCTCCTACAGCGGGC comes from Streptomyces sp. TLI_053 and encodes:
- a CDS encoding MFS transporter — protein: MPRAVYVLALGVFAMVTSEFAVAGLMPQLAEGLDATVPQIGYLITAFSVAMSFGGPFLAVALLRMRQKAALMLLFAIFLVGNLLAATASGYPVMLVARVVSGVAAQAFFGISISLCAQLARPEIRGRAIAVLMNGLMLGTLLGLPLATVIGEHLGWRAAFWAVAVLTAAVALCTLAGVPDADHAEGTGSLRDELGALRDRRLWLAFVTSTLIIGATFTLFSYVNPILTGLTGFSAGSVPLLLVAYGAATVLGNTVVGRLADQYALPVLATGLALNTLFLAGLALLAQFRVPAVALLLGVGLVGVTMNPAMASRVQRIGGSRPLVNTVHNSFITLGVILSSLLGGLAIDALGLRAVLWLGTAMAAAGLLTLLPDALRARRSAVPEQGSGAGGNIRRGPDAKVVETLTIGS
- a CDS encoding LLM class flavin-dependent oxidoreductase, which gives rise to MQFGIFTVGDVTPDPTTGRTPTEHERIKATVAIARKAEEVGLDVFATGEHHNPPFVPSSPTTLLGYIAAQTERIILSTSTTLITTNDPVKIAEDYAVLQHLSDGRVDLMMGRGNTGPVYPWFGKDIRQGIPLAIENYALLHQLWREDVVDWSGRFRTPLQSFTATPRPLDGVPPFVWHGSIRSPEIAEQAAYYGDGFFANNIFWPKEHFQKLVNLYRERYAHYGHGTPEQAIVGLGGQVFMRKNSQDAVREFRPYFDNAPVYGHGPSLEEFTAETPLTVGSPQEVIEKTLAFRDTFGDYQRQLFLMDHAGLPLKTVLEQLDLLGEEVVPVLREEFAKGRPAGVPDAPTHATRLAAERARHRQGSDTAEQTEQAEQTVEVAK